In Mycetocola zhujimingii, one DNA window encodes the following:
- a CDS encoding HPr family phosphocarrier protein, with protein sequence MPERSAVIGSRVGLHARPASLFIDAVKRQPVKVTIAKGDSGPLNAASILSIISLGATNGETVTLAAEGEGADEALDELVALLESDLDAE encoded by the coding sequence ATGCCAGAACGCTCAGCAGTCATCGGCAGCCGTGTCGGTCTCCACGCCCGTCCCGCCTCACTGTTCATCGATGCGGTGAAGCGCCAGCCGGTCAAGGTCACCATCGCGAAGGGTGACAGCGGGCCGCTCAACGCGGCGAGCATCCTCTCCATCATCAGCCTCGGTGCAACGAACGGTGAGACGGTCACCCTCGCGGCCGAAGGAGAAGGAGCCGATGAGGCTCTCGACGAACTGGTCGCTCTGCTCGAAAGCGACCTCGACGCCGAGTAA
- a CDS encoding carbohydrate ABC transporter permease: MAQRHRIPGQLSRGQSILRGIVLAIGAVLFLFPFYYMVIGSLQAAPDTSLGGIFPSPGNITVENYANINERINLFSGLVNSGIFTGGVLLGTTVFGLLVGYALAVLEWRGRGVIFALALLVQVVPFQLLMIPLYVMIARDYGLGDTHLGMILPFAINSTAVIIFRQYFLQVPNELFDAARMDGAGEFRLLWQVAIPLVRPALLTVILLTFIGPWNEFLWPFLITKEASLQPLAVSLANFISNVASSTSNPFGAMLAGAVVLAAPVIVLFIVFQRYFVSTDIGSGVKG, encoded by the coding sequence ATGGCTCAGAGACATCGCATCCCGGGCCAGCTCAGCCGCGGGCAGTCGATCCTCCGCGGAATTGTGCTCGCCATCGGCGCCGTGCTCTTCCTGTTCCCGTTCTACTACATGGTGATCGGTTCACTGCAGGCAGCGCCAGACACCTCACTCGGGGGCATCTTCCCCTCCCCGGGGAACATCACCGTCGAGAACTACGCGAACATCAACGAGCGAATCAACCTGTTCTCGGGCCTCGTCAACTCAGGCATCTTTACGGGCGGTGTTCTGCTTGGCACAACGGTGTTCGGCCTCCTCGTCGGCTACGCCCTTGCCGTGCTCGAGTGGCGGGGGCGCGGAGTCATCTTCGCCCTGGCACTTCTCGTGCAGGTCGTACCGTTCCAGCTGCTCATGATCCCGCTCTACGTGATGATCGCGAGGGACTACGGACTCGGTGACACCCACCTCGGCATGATCCTCCCGTTCGCCATCAACTCGACAGCGGTGATCATCTTCCGCCAGTACTTCCTGCAGGTGCCGAATGAACTGTTCGATGCCGCGCGAATGGACGGTGCCGGAGAGTTCCGACTGCTCTGGCAGGTGGCGATTCCGTTGGTCCGTCCTGCGCTGCTCACCGTCATTCTGCTGACCTTCATCGGCCCGTGGAACGAGTTCCTCTGGCCGTTCCTCATCACCAAGGAGGCGAGCCTGCAGCCACTCGCTGTGTCGCTCGCGAACTTCATCTCGAACGTCGCGTCATCAACGTCGAATCCCTTCGGCGCGATGCTCGCGGGTGCCGTTGTGCTCGCCGCTCCCGTGATCGTTCTCTTCATCGTTTTCCAGCGGTACTTCGTCTCGACGGACATCGGGTCCGGCGTGAAAGGGTGA
- a CDS encoding SDR family oxidoreductase has product MERTYVITGAASGIGKATKELLEARGARVIGADIAGSDVNVDLTTLQGRQTLVSEVERLSDGRIDAVLAVAGLSSPTVATAAVNYFGAVATLEGLRPLLAKSDSPRAVAVTSMASLMPHDDALLDAFLDGNEEAALARAAELAAGSPEQGNLIYGSSKQALSRWVRRQAPTADWAGANIPLNAVAPGVVLTPMTASLTGTEEARTQLAGMVPMPLNGFFGPESVAQLLAWLSSEENGHLCGQVIFIDGGSDAVIRGDSTW; this is encoded by the coding sequence GTGGAACGAACCTATGTCATCACCGGAGCAGCAAGCGGAATCGGGAAGGCGACGAAGGAGTTGCTCGAGGCCAGGGGTGCTCGGGTCATCGGCGCTGACATCGCCGGGAGCGATGTGAATGTCGACCTGACGACCCTTCAGGGCCGCCAGACGCTCGTGAGCGAGGTCGAACGACTGAGCGACGGCAGGATCGACGCGGTGCTCGCGGTGGCCGGGCTTTCTTCTCCCACCGTGGCGACCGCCGCGGTCAATTACTTCGGCGCTGTCGCCACGCTTGAGGGGCTTCGGCCGTTGCTCGCGAAGTCGGATTCTCCGCGGGCGGTGGCCGTGACCTCAATGGCGTCACTCATGCCACACGACGACGCACTGCTGGACGCGTTCCTCGATGGAAACGAGGAGGCAGCACTTGCTCGTGCGGCTGAGCTGGCTGCAGGGTCGCCGGAGCAGGGAAACCTCATCTACGGCTCGAGCAAGCAAGCGCTCTCGCGCTGGGTCCGCCGCCAGGCGCCGACGGCGGACTGGGCGGGCGCGAACATCCCGCTCAACGCTGTTGCACCCGGGGTCGTCCTCACACCGATGACCGCATCCCTGACAGGCACCGAGGAGGCCCGCACCCAACTGGCCGGGATGGTTCCGATGCCGCTCAACGGGTTCTTCGGACCCGAGTCCGTCGCCCAACTCCTCGCCTGGCTGTCAAGCGAGGAGAACGGCCACCTCTGCGGGCAGGTTATCTTCATCGATGGCGGTTCCGACGCAGTGATCCGCGGGGACTCCACCTGGTAG
- a CDS encoding PTS fructose transporter subunit IIABC, with protein sequence MSSLITPELVILDRDLGTDRATVIRTLATLVVQNGRATDVDALFADAWARESQTDTGIPGGLAIPHCRSEAVTVPTLVMARPNPGVDFGSDDGPADIIFFIAAPAGADQAHLALLSTLARSLIREDFTAALRSAPTPQAVVDLVNEALAPAAPAAAESDAATGTAAATSTGTAATTGTATSAPSTTEDKPVLIAVTACPTGIAHTYMAADALAAAAKRAGAELHVETQGSSSVTPVDPSVIGRASAVIFAVDVDVRDKNRFAGLPLVQAPVKRGIDEPDKMIAEALAAAKDPNARRVSGGGAEPATAGDDTRNEHIGQKLKRYLLTGVSYMIPFVAGGGLLIALGFLLAGYRITDNAGEIVLTNSLLNLPDGGLGQYLGAVAYVIGNASMGFLVPALAGYIAYAIADRPGIAVGFTAGAVALVMNAGFLGGLVGGLLAGFIAWAIGRINVPRWLRGLMPVVIIPLVGSIFASGLMIVLLGGPIAALMTGLSSWLNSLTGTSAVLLGLILGAMMAVDLGGPVNKVAYAFAVAGLSAGSFENQAPWAIMAAVMGAGMVPPLALALATLVDRKLFSAAERENGKAAWLLGAAFISEGAIPFAAADPLRVIPAGIVGSSITGAIIMGTGVTSQAPHGGFFVFFAIGNFGMFVLAILVGTIVSAGLVILLKRFVRRRPVADETTTTDVTAVEQGIPATV encoded by the coding sequence ATGTCATCTCTCATCACACCGGAACTGGTCATCCTCGACCGGGACCTCGGAACCGACCGTGCAACGGTCATCCGCACACTCGCGACGCTCGTCGTCCAGAACGGCAGGGCGACCGATGTCGACGCCCTCTTCGCCGACGCCTGGGCACGGGAGTCCCAGACCGACACCGGGATTCCGGGCGGCCTCGCGATCCCCCACTGCCGTTCAGAAGCGGTCACGGTTCCGACGCTCGTCATGGCTCGCCCGAACCCCGGAGTCGACTTCGGCTCAGACGACGGCCCCGCCGACATCATCTTCTTCATCGCCGCACCCGCTGGCGCCGACCAGGCCCACCTGGCACTGCTGTCGACGCTCGCTCGCTCGCTGATCCGTGAGGACTTCACCGCTGCGCTCCGCAGCGCCCCGACGCCACAGGCGGTCGTCGACCTCGTCAATGAAGCCCTCGCCCCCGCGGCACCCGCCGCTGCCGAGTCGGATGCCGCGACCGGCACCGCCGCTGCGACGAGCACCGGTACCGCCGCGACCACCGGCACCGCGACATCCGCCCCCTCCACGACGGAGGACAAGCCCGTACTCATCGCGGTGACCGCGTGCCCCACCGGAATCGCGCACACCTACATGGCGGCAGACGCCCTCGCCGCAGCGGCGAAACGGGCCGGTGCCGAACTGCACGTCGAGACCCAGGGCTCATCGAGCGTCACACCGGTTGACCCGTCGGTCATCGGGCGGGCGTCAGCCGTGATTTTCGCCGTCGACGTCGACGTCCGCGACAAGAATCGTTTCGCCGGGCTGCCGCTCGTACAGGCACCGGTCAAGCGCGGCATCGACGAACCAGACAAGATGATCGCCGAGGCTCTCGCCGCCGCGAAGGACCCCAACGCACGCCGCGTCTCGGGTGGCGGCGCCGAACCCGCAACGGCCGGCGACGACACCAGGAATGAGCACATCGGCCAGAAGCTCAAGCGATACCTGCTCACTGGCGTCAGCTACATGATCCCGTTCGTCGCCGGAGGCGGTCTCCTGATCGCGCTCGGCTTCCTGCTGGCCGGTTACCGCATCACCGACAACGCCGGCGAGATCGTGCTCACCAACAGCCTGCTGAACCTTCCCGATGGCGGGCTCGGCCAGTACCTCGGCGCTGTGGCATACGTCATCGGCAACGCGTCGATGGGCTTCCTGGTCCCGGCACTGGCCGGCTATATCGCCTACGCCATCGCTGACCGTCCCGGCATCGCCGTCGGGTTCACCGCCGGAGCCGTCGCCCTCGTCATGAACGCCGGCTTCCTCGGCGGACTCGTCGGTGGTCTGCTCGCCGGATTCATCGCGTGGGCCATCGGGCGCATCAACGTGCCCCGCTGGCTCCGCGGTCTCATGCCCGTCGTGATCATCCCGCTCGTCGGCTCGATCTTCGCCTCCGGGCTCATGATCGTGCTGCTCGGCGGACCGATCGCTGCACTCATGACCGGACTCAGCAGCTGGCTCAACTCCCTCACCGGAACCTCCGCCGTTCTGCTCGGCCTGATCCTCGGCGCGATGATGGCTGTCGACCTCGGTGGCCCCGTCAACAAGGTCGCATATGCCTTCGCCGTTGCGGGACTCAGCGCTGGATCGTTCGAGAACCAGGCACCGTGGGCCATCATGGCCGCGGTCATGGGAGCGGGAATGGTTCCGCCCCTCGCCCTCGCTCTCGCGACGCTCGTCGACCGCAAGCTGTTCAGTGCCGCCGAACGCGAGAACGGCAAGGCAGCCTGGCTGCTCGGTGCCGCGTTCATCTCGGAGGGCGCGATCCCGTTTGCCGCCGCAGACCCGCTCCGGGTCATCCCGGCCGGAATCGTGGGCAGCTCGATCACGGGCGCGATCATCATGGGCACCGGCGTAACCTCGCAGGCACCGCACGGCGGTTTCTTCGTATTCTTCGCAATCGGCAACTTCGGTATGTTCGTCCTGGCGATCCTCGTCGGAACCATCGTCTCCGCTGGCCTCGTCATCCTGCTCAAGCGTTTCGTCCGGCGTCGCCCGGTCGCCGATGAGACGACGACGACGGATGTCACGGCGGTCGAACAGGGCATCCCCGCCACGGTCTGA
- a CDS encoding AEC family transporter, with the protein MSGVLTGFLVIGVIIAVGYVVGRIKLLGPHGQPVLARAIFFVLSPCLLFTVLAEAEVSRLFSPLLVVSLLAALTAFGIFIAVAALLWRRALPEATIGALAAGYVNANNIGIPVSVYVLGDATYSAPVVLLQLLIFTPIALTLLDIGTGGKASVGRILTQPFRNPIIIGSLLGLVVSLTRVELPDPVLEPFRLIGAAALPIMLISFGMSLSGTRVLEPGSGRRDVLLATTIKLAIMPVAAWLIGRYGFGMTGHELFAVVVLASLPSAQNVFNYAQRYSRGLILARDTVLLTTVGSVGVLLIASLLLT; encoded by the coding sequence ATGTCTGGGGTCCTGACGGGGTTTCTCGTAATCGGCGTGATCATCGCCGTTGGGTATGTCGTCGGGCGCATCAAACTGCTCGGCCCGCACGGGCAACCGGTGCTGGCGCGTGCGATTTTCTTTGTGCTCTCACCGTGCCTCTTGTTCACGGTTCTTGCCGAGGCAGAGGTGAGCCGACTTTTCTCTCCCCTTCTTGTCGTTTCACTCCTCGCTGCGCTCACGGCGTTCGGGATTTTCATCGCGGTCGCTGCCCTGCTCTGGCGGCGGGCACTGCCGGAGGCGACAATCGGTGCTCTTGCGGCCGGCTACGTCAACGCCAACAACATAGGCATTCCCGTTTCGGTATACGTTCTCGGTGACGCCACATACTCGGCGCCCGTCGTGCTCCTTCAGCTGTTGATCTTCACGCCCATCGCGCTTACCCTGCTGGACATCGGAACCGGAGGGAAGGCATCCGTCGGCCGCATTCTCACCCAGCCGTTCCGCAATCCCATCATCATCGGGTCCCTTCTCGGACTCGTGGTCTCGCTCACTCGCGTCGAACTCCCTGACCCGGTGCTCGAGCCGTTCCGCCTCATCGGTGCCGCGGCGCTGCCGATCATGCTCATCAGCTTCGGGATGTCGCTGTCAGGGACGCGAGTCCTCGAGCCGGGCTCCGGCAGGCGGGATGTCCTGCTCGCGACGACGATCAAGCTCGCGATCATGCCGGTGGCCGCGTGGCTCATCGGGCGATACGGCTTCGGAATGACAGGCCACGAACTGTTCGCGGTCGTGGTTCTTGCCAGCCTGCCGTCCGCGCAGAACGTCTTCAACTATGCGCAGCGCTATTCCCGCGGCCTTATCCTCGCCCGTGACACCGTGCTCCTCACCACGGTTGGTTCGGTCGGTGTGCTGCTGATTGCGTCCCTGCTCCTGACCTAG
- a CDS encoding nuclear transport factor 2 family protein — MSELLTVARHWADAIVANDAARIREFVTEDWAIVSASGISPGSRLLDLVASGDLSHTAMTTVGDTRVRVFGNTAVLTARITNTAVYRGAVTDADEWTTDVFVRRGDRWVCALTHYTATALPGPE, encoded by the coding sequence GTGAGCGAGTTGCTCACCGTCGCGCGCCACTGGGCCGATGCGATCGTTGCCAACGACGCGGCGCGAATTCGCGAGTTCGTGACCGAGGATTGGGCGATCGTCTCGGCATCGGGAATTTCCCCCGGCTCACGGCTGCTCGACCTCGTCGCGTCCGGTGATCTGAGCCACACCGCCATGACGACAGTCGGTGACACCCGGGTCCGCGTCTTCGGAAACACGGCGGTACTCACCGCTCGCATCACCAACACCGCCGTCTACCGCGGTGCGGTAACGGACGCAGACGAGTGGACCACCGACGTGTTCGTCCGTCGGGGCGACCGCTGGGTGTGCGCGCTCACGCACTACACAGCGACGGCTCTGCCCGGCCCCGAGTGA
- a CDS encoding extracellular solute-binding protein: MHRRTLMTATATVAVTIFALTACSGGGGNTSDALTSTGDITIWYSNNEQEVAWGKAMVEAWNADHPDEQIKGQEIPAGKSSEEVIGAAITAGTAPCLVFNTAPSAVGQFQKQGGLVDLTTFDDGASYIEERSGEAADQYSSPEGGYFQMPWKSNPVMIFYNKDMFAAAGLDPENPALSTYDDFLATSRTLVQSGAAPFAIHPAPTSEFFQAQFDFMPLYAAETGGTGLVEDGEATFADEEGVDVATFWKTIYDEGLAGKEQIQGDAFASGQSAMAIVGPWAVAVYGEDVNWGAVPVPTQDGTPAEETYTFSDAKNVGLYSACENQATAWEVLKFATSEEQDGQLLELTGQMPMRSDLPETFADYFEANPAYTTFGDQAGRTIEVPAGPNTVEMLQDFRDAYTKAVISGDGDLEDALNDAAEKVNALASEG, translated from the coding sequence GTGCACCGACGCACTCTCATGACGGCAACCGCCACAGTCGCGGTCACCATCTTCGCGCTCACCGCCTGCTCAGGAGGGGGAGGGAACACGTCAGATGCCCTCACCTCGACGGGCGACATCACCATCTGGTATTCCAACAACGAACAGGAAGTGGCCTGGGGCAAAGCCATGGTCGAGGCCTGGAACGCCGACCACCCCGATGAACAGATCAAGGGCCAGGAAATTCCCGCTGGAAAGTCGAGCGAGGAGGTCATTGGCGCCGCGATCACGGCGGGGACTGCTCCGTGCCTCGTCTTCAACACGGCCCCGTCTGCGGTCGGCCAGTTCCAGAAGCAGGGCGGGCTCGTCGACCTCACCACCTTCGATGACGGGGCGTCGTACATCGAGGAGCGTTCGGGCGAGGCGGCCGACCAGTACTCGTCACCGGAGGGCGGGTACTTCCAGATGCCGTGGAAGTCGAACCCCGTGATGATCTTCTACAACAAGGACATGTTCGCCGCCGCCGGACTCGATCCGGAGAACCCCGCCCTGTCGACCTACGACGACTTCCTCGCCACGTCGAGGACTCTCGTGCAGTCAGGAGCGGCACCGTTCGCGATCCACCCTGCGCCGACCAGCGAATTCTTCCAGGCCCAGTTCGACTTCATGCCGCTGTACGCGGCCGAGACCGGCGGTACCGGCCTGGTCGAAGACGGTGAGGCAACATTCGCGGACGAAGAAGGGGTCGATGTTGCGACGTTCTGGAAGACGATTTACGACGAGGGCCTTGCCGGTAAGGAACAGATCCAGGGGGACGCCTTCGCCAGTGGCCAGTCGGCCATGGCCATCGTCGGACCGTGGGCGGTCGCCGTTTACGGTGAGGACGTGAACTGGGGCGCCGTCCCGGTTCCGACCCAGGACGGTACCCCGGCCGAAGAGACGTACACCTTCAGCGACGCCAAGAACGTCGGCCTCTACTCGGCGTGCGAGAACCAGGCAACGGCGTGGGAGGTGCTGAAGTTCGCGACGAGCGAGGAACAGGACGGGCAACTGCTCGAGCTGACGGGCCAGATGCCCATGCGCTCCGACCTTCCCGAAACCTTCGCTGATTACTTCGAGGCGAACCCGGCATACACAACGTTCGGTGACCAGGCCGGCCGAACGATCGAAGTCCCGGCTGGTCCGAACACCGTCGAGATGCTGCAGGACTTCCGCGATGCGTACACGAAGGCCGTCATCTCGGGTGACGGCGACCTTGAGGATGCCCTCAACGATGCTGCCGAGAAGGTCAACGCCCTCGCGAGTGAGGGGTAA
- a CDS encoding alpha/beta fold hydrolase, which yields MPHLDVPGARLYYETDGHASDEPLLLIHAGIATLRMWDPIIGMLASDHYVIRYDTRGFGATTCGPDPYSDRDDARACLDHLGVLRATVVGASRGGRIGLDVAVETPDRVAGIVTIGSGPSGFPEVELTDAEEELCTQLDRASEADDHARIADLEVRLWSIGPLRNEEDLDADFVRTAYELNRLNVRHQTATVGAAIDLEPPAYDRVVDLEIPALVTVGEFDITPALVQFEYLAATIPHATRHVFTDAAHLPSVEHPRQFLEVLKPWLSEHGL from the coding sequence ATGCCCCACCTGGATGTGCCGGGAGCCCGGCTGTACTACGAGACCGATGGTCACGCGTCGGACGAGCCGCTGCTCCTCATCCACGCGGGGATCGCGACTCTTCGCATGTGGGACCCCATCATCGGCATGCTCGCGTCCGACCACTACGTGATCCGATACGACACGCGAGGCTTCGGCGCAACGACCTGCGGCCCTGACCCCTACTCGGACAGGGACGATGCCAGGGCGTGCCTCGATCACCTCGGCGTTTTGCGAGCGACGGTCGTCGGCGCATCGCGCGGCGGCCGTATCGGGCTCGATGTTGCGGTCGAGACACCCGATCGGGTCGCCGGGATCGTCACCATTGGATCGGGTCCAAGTGGATTCCCCGAGGTGGAACTCACCGACGCCGAGGAGGAACTCTGTACCCAGCTGGACCGGGCGTCGGAGGCGGACGATCATGCCCGGATTGCCGACCTCGAGGTTCGCCTCTGGTCGATCGGTCCACTTCGGAACGAAGAGGACCTCGATGCCGACTTCGTGCGGACCGCTTACGAACTCAACCGGCTGAACGTCCGTCACCAGACGGCCACTGTGGGCGCGGCCATCGACCTGGAGCCGCCGGCATACGATCGGGTGGTCGATCTCGAGATTCCTGCCCTGGTCACCGTCGGTGAGTTCGACATCACACCTGCTCTCGTCCAGTTCGAGTACCTCGCCGCGACGATCCCGCACGCGACCCGCCACGTCTTCACTGACGCTGCCCACCTGCCGAGCGTCGAGCATCCGCGGCAGTTTCTTGAGGTGCTGAAACCGTGGCTGAGTGAGCACGGGTTGTGA
- a CDS encoding glycosidase has protein sequence MSTGSDSFPYTLTRVGVVMTPEPGNELEAEGVLNPGSGRGPDGELYLLPRMVERGNVSRVGLARVVIEDGVPVGVNREGVVLAPDRGWERGVGNAGVEDPRVTWIEELGLHVMTYVAYGPLGPRSAIATSPDLRDWTRLGPVHFEYDDALDTDLNLFPNKDTVFFPEAVTGPDGIRSFAVLHRPMWDLDEIRPGQGIRVPHGVEDERQSIWISFVHADDVSRDIRSLTHWAGHRLLAAPEFAFEALKIGGGPPPIRVPEGWLLLHHGVTGVLARAFDQQQNVNYATGGMILDAEEPWRVTARTALPLLEAETDDERSGIVPNVVFPTAIEEIDGARFVFYGMADSKIGVARIESV, from the coding sequence ATGTCGACAGGGTCTGATTCGTTCCCGTACACGCTCACCCGGGTCGGGGTCGTCATGACGCCGGAGCCGGGGAACGAGCTCGAGGCGGAGGGCGTGCTCAATCCGGGGTCTGGCCGTGGACCGGACGGAGAGCTGTATCTCCTGCCGAGGATGGTGGAGAGAGGCAACGTCTCCCGGGTGGGTCTTGCGCGGGTCGTGATCGAGGACGGGGTCCCGGTCGGCGTGAACCGGGAAGGGGTCGTGCTGGCGCCCGACCGCGGCTGGGAGCGCGGCGTCGGCAATGCCGGCGTCGAAGATCCGCGGGTCACCTGGATCGAGGAACTCGGTCTGCACGTGATGACCTATGTGGCATACGGTCCGCTCGGTCCGCGCAGTGCGATCGCGACATCTCCCGACCTCCGCGACTGGACCAGGCTCGGGCCCGTGCACTTCGAGTACGACGACGCGCTCGACACCGACCTCAACCTGTTTCCGAACAAAGACACGGTGTTTTTCCCCGAGGCGGTCACCGGGCCGGATGGAATCCGGAGCTTCGCTGTCCTCCACCGGCCGATGTGGGACCTCGACGAGATCAGGCCAGGCCAGGGGATTCGGGTGCCGCACGGCGTCGAGGACGAACGGCAGTCGATCTGGATCAGCTTCGTGCACGCTGACGACGTTTCACGTGACATCCGTTCTCTCACGCACTGGGCCGGTCATCGACTGCTCGCAGCGCCGGAGTTCGCGTTCGAGGCGCTCAAGATCGGGGGAGGGCCGCCGCCCATCCGGGTGCCGGAGGGCTGGTTGTTGCTGCACCACGGCGTGACCGGAGTGCTCGCGCGGGCATTCGACCAGCAACAGAACGTCAACTACGCAACCGGCGGCATGATTCTCGACGCGGAGGAACCGTGGCGGGTGACCGCGAGGACCGCGCTCCCGCTGCTCGAAGCAGAGACCGACGACGAGCGCTCCGGCATCGTTCCGAACGTCGTATTTCCGACGGCGATCGAGGAGATCGACGGCGCGAGGTTCGTGTTCTACGGGATGGCCGACTCGAAGATCGGCGTCGCACGGATTGAGAGCGTATGA
- a CDS encoding carbohydrate ABC transporter permease, with translation MSSDTLGRSPGVRSPRRTSGKASGKLPVRQRVFGKHPLGALFSAPYLIFVLLVFAYPLIFAGYISVHDYFFSAPGAVVDRPFTGIENYVTALTDPRVLRSFLNVGIFLIINVPLTVVLSLVLATALNKVVRFRAFLRVSYYIPYVTASVAVVGVWLFLFNGNGLVSTLLGPLAPDPAWLINPYWAMPTIALFVTWKQLGFYILLYLAALQNVPNELYESASTDGAGAVRSFFSVTIPGVRSATVLVLLLATVTGANLFTEPYLLTGGGGPNGASASPVLIMYQQGIQQGKPGYAAAIGVVLVIFVLVIALLQYRYAGGRDDK, from the coding sequence ATGTCGAGCGATACGCTCGGCCGTTCTCCGGGGGTTCGCAGCCCCCGGAGAACGTCAGGGAAGGCATCCGGAAAACTACCGGTCCGGCAACGCGTCTTCGGCAAGCATCCGCTCGGTGCGCTCTTCAGCGCGCCGTACCTGATCTTCGTGCTGCTGGTCTTCGCATACCCGCTTATCTTTGCCGGCTACATTTCGGTGCACGATTACTTCTTCTCGGCGCCGGGCGCGGTCGTCGACCGGCCGTTCACCGGAATTGAAAACTACGTCACTGCGCTGACCGACCCACGGGTGCTGCGGAGCTTCCTCAACGTCGGTATTTTCCTCATCATCAATGTGCCGCTCACCGTTGTGCTGTCGCTCGTGCTCGCCACCGCACTCAACAAGGTCGTGCGCTTCCGGGCGTTCCTGCGAGTCTCGTATTACATTCCGTACGTCACGGCGAGTGTTGCCGTCGTGGGAGTCTGGCTGTTCCTCTTCAACGGAAACGGGCTCGTGTCCACACTCCTTGGGCCGCTCGCGCCCGATCCGGCCTGGCTCATCAACCCGTACTGGGCGATGCCGACCATCGCGTTGTTTGTCACGTGGAAGCAGCTTGGCTTCTACATCCTGCTGTATCTCGCCGCGCTCCAGAACGTGCCGAACGAACTGTACGAATCCGCGTCGACCGACGGGGCCGGGGCCGTTCGATCGTTCTTCTCGGTGACGATTCCCGGTGTCAGATCGGCAACGGTGCTCGTGCTCCTCCTCGCAACGGTGACGGGGGCGAATCTGTTCACCGAGCCGTATCTCCTGACCGGAGGCGGTGGACCCAACGGAGCATCGGCATCGCCAGTGCTCATCATGTACCAGCAGGGAATCCAACAGGGAAAGCCGGGCTATGCGGCGGCCATCGGCGTCGTGCTCGTGATCTTCGTGCTCGTGATCGCGCTGCTGCAGTACCGCTACGCCGGTGGAAGGGACGACAAGTGA
- a CDS encoding LacI family DNA-binding transcriptional regulator, with amino-acid sequence MSTRKPTIADVASAAGVSKGLVSFALNDRPGVAAGTRDRILAVADDLGWRPSVTARSLSTRTSFALGLVIRRAAEVIGADPFFPSFIAGVESVLSDEGRALVLSVVPDEAAELTAYRTLAADNRVDGVFLTDLRHDDKRFGLLEELGLPAVALGHPASTVLFPFVELDDTSGIRAAVSHLVSLGHRRIAHVAGDQSMIHGGRRRESFSAAMSQAGLDDSQVIETDFSVGQGADATRRLLNADDPPTAIVYANDPMAIAGLGVAQQRGLDVPGDLSITGFDGSDISAFVFPALTTITSDPVEWGRVAARTLLDQVATGAASNVTLAPATLLVRRSTAPPQ; translated from the coding sequence ATGAGCACTCGAAAGCCCACCATCGCTGACGTGGCCAGCGCGGCCGGAGTCAGCAAGGGCCTCGTCTCGTTCGCCCTCAACGACAGGCCAGGCGTCGCCGCAGGCACCCGCGATCGCATCCTCGCCGTGGCTGATGACCTGGGCTGGCGCCCCAGCGTGACAGCGCGGTCGCTCTCCACCCGCACGTCTTTTGCACTCGGCCTCGTCATCCGTCGCGCCGCCGAGGTGATCGGCGCAGACCCCTTCTTTCCGTCCTTCATCGCCGGTGTCGAATCAGTGCTTTCCGATGAGGGCAGGGCGCTCGTGCTCAGCGTGGTTCCCGATGAGGCGGCTGAACTCACTGCGTACCGCACCCTCGCGGCCGATAACCGCGTCGACGGAGTGTTCCTCACCGACCTCCGCCACGATGACAAACGGTTTGGGCTCCTCGAAGAACTCGGGCTCCCCGCCGTCGCACTCGGCCACCCGGCGAGCACCGTACTGTTTCCCTTCGTCGAGCTGGACGACACGTCAGGCATCCGGGCCGCGGTCTCGCACCTCGTATCGCTCGGTCACCGTCGCATCGCCCACGTGGCCGGAGACCAGTCGATGATCCACGGCGGTCGGCGACGAGAATCGTTCAGCGCCGCCATGAGCCAGGCCGGACTCGACGATTCACAGGTCATCGAGACCGATTTCTCCGTCGGGCAGGGGGCGGATGCCACGCGTCGGCTGCTCAACGCGGATGACCCGCCGACCGCGATCGTCTACGCCAACGACCCCATGGCCATCGCCGGACTCGGAGTGGCCCAACAACGAGGACTCGACGTGCCCGGCGACCTTTCCATCACCGGGTTTGACGGCAGCGACATTTCCGCCTTTGTCTTTCCCGCACTGACGACGATTACGAGCGACCCTGTCGAATGGGGCCGCGTTGCCGCCAGGACATTGCTCGACCAGGTAGCGACCGGAGCAGCGTCGAACGTGACGCTCGCCCCGGCGACGCTCCTGGTCAGACGATCCACCGCGCCACCACAGTAA